Proteins from one Pithys albifrons albifrons isolate INPA30051 chromosome 2, PitAlb_v1, whole genome shotgun sequence genomic window:
- the CYRIA gene encoding CYFIP-related Rac1 interactor A isoform X6, with protein sequence MGNLLKVLTCTELDQGPNFFLDFENAQPTDGEREVWNQISAVLQDSESMLADLQAYKGAGQEIRDAIQNPNDIQLQEKAWNSVCPLVVRLKRFYEFSLRLEKALQSLLESLTCPPYTPTQHLEREQALAKEFAEILHFTLRFDELKMRNPAIQNDFSYYRRTISRNRINNMHLDIENEVNNEMANRMSLFYAEATPMLKTLSNATTHFVSENKTLPIENTTDCLSTMASVCKVMLETPEYRSRFTSEETLMFCMRVMVGVIILYDHVHPVGAFSKTSKIDWHASVPR encoded by the exons ATGGGAAATCTTTTAAAAGTTCTCACTTGCACAGAGCTTGATCAGGGGCCAAATTTTTTCCTTGACTTTGAAA aTGCACAGCCCACAGATGGAGAAAGGGAGGTATGGAATCAGATCAGTGCAGTTTTGCAGGACTCGGAAAGTATGCTTGCAGACCTTCAGGCTTACAAAGGAGCCGGGCAAGAAATTAGAGAT GCGATACAAAATCCCAATGATATCCAGCTGCAAGAAAAAGCATGGAATTCAGTCTGTCCTCTGGTTGTAAGGCTGAAGCGCTTTTATGAGTTTTCACTCAGATTAG AGAAAGCCCTGCAGAGCTTACTGGAATCGTTGACATGCCCTCCATACACTCCAACTCAGCACCTGGAACGGGAACAGGCCCTTGCAAAAGAGTTTGCAGAAATTCTACATTTTACTCTTCGTTTTGATGAACTTAAG ATGAGAAACCCAGCGATTCAGAATGACTTCAGTTATTACAGGCGGACAATAAGTCGCAACAGAATAAACAACATGCAT CTAGATATTGAGAATGAAGTGAACAATGAAATGGCCAATAGGATGTCCCTGTTTTATGCAGAAGCCACACCAATGCTGAAAACTCTCAGTAATGCAACAACACATTTTGTATCAGAA AACAAAACGTTACCAATCGAAAATACGACGGACTGTCTAAGTACTATGGCCAGTGTATGTAAAGTCATGCTGGAAACACC aGAGTACAGGAGTAGATTCACCAGTGAAGAGACCCTTATGTTCTGCATGCGAGTGATGGTGGGAGTTATTATTCTGTACGATCACGTTCATCCTGTGGGAGCTTTCTCAAAGACATCAAAGATTGAT TGGCATGCTTCTGTTCCCAGATGA
- the CYRIA gene encoding CYFIP-related Rac1 interactor A isoform X2 has product MGNLLKVLTREIENYPHFFLDFENAQPTDGEREVWNQISAVLQDSESMLADLQAYKGAGQEIRDAIQNPNDIQLQEKAWNSVCPLVVRLKRFYEFSLRLEKALQSLLESLTCPPYTPTQHLEREQALAKEFAEILHFTLRFDELKMRNPAIQNDFSYYRRTISRNRINNMHLDIENEVNNEMANRMSLFYAEATPMLKTLSNATTHFVSENKTLPIENTTDCLSTMASVCKVMLETPEYRSRFTSEETLMFCMRVMVGVIILYDHVHPVGAFSKTSKIDLVQFIYYCSIVACFCSQMKGCIKVLKEQPPDTVEGLLNALRFTTKHLNDESTSKQIRAMLQ; this is encoded by the exons ATGGGTAATCTTCTTAAGGTCCTTACCAGGGAAATTGAAAACTATCCAcattttttcctggattttgAAA aTGCACAGCCCACAGATGGAGAAAGGGAGGTATGGAATCAGATCAGTGCAGTTTTGCAGGACTCGGAAAGTATGCTTGCAGACCTTCAGGCTTACAAAGGAGCCGGGCAAGAAATTAGAGAT GCGATACAAAATCCCAATGATATCCAGCTGCAAGAAAAAGCATGGAATTCAGTCTGTCCTCTGGTTGTAAGGCTGAAGCGCTTTTATGAGTTTTCACTCAGATTAG AGAAAGCCCTGCAGAGCTTACTGGAATCGTTGACATGCCCTCCATACACTCCAACTCAGCACCTGGAACGGGAACAGGCCCTTGCAAAAGAGTTTGCAGAAATTCTACATTTTACTCTTCGTTTTGATGAACTTAAG ATGAGAAACCCAGCGATTCAGAATGACTTCAGTTATTACAGGCGGACAATAAGTCGCAACAGAATAAACAACATGCAT CTAGATATTGAGAATGAAGTGAACAATGAAATGGCCAATAGGATGTCCCTGTTTTATGCAGAAGCCACACCAATGCTGAAAACTCTCAGTAATGCAACAACACATTTTGTATCAGAA AACAAAACGTTACCAATCGAAAATACGACGGACTGTCTAAGTACTATGGCCAGTGTATGTAAAGTCATGCTGGAAACACC aGAGTACAGGAGTAGATTCACCAGTGAAGAGACCCTTATGTTCTGCATGCGAGTGATGGTGGGAGTTATTATTCTGTACGATCACGTTCATCCTGTGGGAGCTTTCTCAAAGACATCAAAGATTGAT ctAGTGCAATTCATATATTATTGTTCAATAGTGGCATGCTTCTGTTCCCAGATGAAGGGATGCATAAAAGTTTTAAAGGAACAACCACCTGATACTGTGGAAGGACTTCTGAATGCTCTCAG GTTCACTACAAAACACCTGAATGATGAATCTACTTCAAAACAAATTCGAGCTATGCTGCAGTAG
- the CYRIA gene encoding CYFIP-related Rac1 interactor A isoform X5: MLADLQAYKGAGQEIRDAIQNPNDIQLQEKAWNSVCPLVVRLKRFYEFSLRLEKALQSLLESLTCPPYTPTQHLEREQALAKEFAEILHFTLRFDELKMRNPAIQNDFSYYRRTISRNRINNMHLDIENEVNNEMANRMSLFYAEATPMLKTLSNATTHFVSENKTLPIENTTDCLSTMASVCKVMLETPEYRSRFTSEETLMFCMRVMVGVIILYDHVHPVGAFSKTSKIDLVQFIYYCSIVACFCSQMKGCIKVLKEQPPDTVEGLLNALRFTTKHLNDESTSKQIRAMLQ, translated from the exons ATGCTTGCAGACCTTCAGGCTTACAAAGGAGCCGGGCAAGAAATTAGAGAT GCGATACAAAATCCCAATGATATCCAGCTGCAAGAAAAAGCATGGAATTCAGTCTGTCCTCTGGTTGTAAGGCTGAAGCGCTTTTATGAGTTTTCACTCAGATTAG AGAAAGCCCTGCAGAGCTTACTGGAATCGTTGACATGCCCTCCATACACTCCAACTCAGCACCTGGAACGGGAACAGGCCCTTGCAAAAGAGTTTGCAGAAATTCTACATTTTACTCTTCGTTTTGATGAACTTAAG ATGAGAAACCCAGCGATTCAGAATGACTTCAGTTATTACAGGCGGACAATAAGTCGCAACAGAATAAACAACATGCAT CTAGATATTGAGAATGAAGTGAACAATGAAATGGCCAATAGGATGTCCCTGTTTTATGCAGAAGCCACACCAATGCTGAAAACTCTCAGTAATGCAACAACACATTTTGTATCAGAA AACAAAACGTTACCAATCGAAAATACGACGGACTGTCTAAGTACTATGGCCAGTGTATGTAAAGTCATGCTGGAAACACC aGAGTACAGGAGTAGATTCACCAGTGAAGAGACCCTTATGTTCTGCATGCGAGTGATGGTGGGAGTTATTATTCTGTACGATCACGTTCATCCTGTGGGAGCTTTCTCAAAGACATCAAAGATTGAT ctAGTGCAATTCATATATTATTGTTCAATAGTGGCATGCTTCTGTTCCCAGATGAAGGGATGCATAAAAGTTTTAAAGGAACAACCACCTGATACTGTGGAAGGACTTCTGAATGCTCTCAG GTTCACTACAAAACACCTGAATGATGAATCTACTTCAAAACAAATTCGAGCTATGCTGCAGTAG
- the CYRIA gene encoding CYFIP-related Rac1 interactor A isoform X1, whose product MGNLLKVLTCTELDQGPNFFLDFENAQPTDGEREVWNQISAVLQDSESMLADLQAYKGAGQEIRDAIQNPNDIQLQEKAWNSVCPLVVRLKRFYEFSLRLEKALQSLLESLTCPPYTPTQHLEREQALAKEFAEILHFTLRFDELKMRNPAIQNDFSYYRRTISRNRINNMHLDIENEVNNEMANRMSLFYAEATPMLKTLSNATTHFVSENKTLPIENTTDCLSTMASVCKVMLETPEYRSRFTSEETLMFCMRVMVGVIILYDHVHPVGAFSKTSKIDLVQFIYYCSIVACFCSQMKGCIKVLKEQPPDTVEGLLNALRFTTKHLNDESTSKQIRAMLQ is encoded by the exons ATGGGAAATCTTTTAAAAGTTCTCACTTGCACAGAGCTTGATCAGGGGCCAAATTTTTTCCTTGACTTTGAAA aTGCACAGCCCACAGATGGAGAAAGGGAGGTATGGAATCAGATCAGTGCAGTTTTGCAGGACTCGGAAAGTATGCTTGCAGACCTTCAGGCTTACAAAGGAGCCGGGCAAGAAATTAGAGAT GCGATACAAAATCCCAATGATATCCAGCTGCAAGAAAAAGCATGGAATTCAGTCTGTCCTCTGGTTGTAAGGCTGAAGCGCTTTTATGAGTTTTCACTCAGATTAG AGAAAGCCCTGCAGAGCTTACTGGAATCGTTGACATGCCCTCCATACACTCCAACTCAGCACCTGGAACGGGAACAGGCCCTTGCAAAAGAGTTTGCAGAAATTCTACATTTTACTCTTCGTTTTGATGAACTTAAG ATGAGAAACCCAGCGATTCAGAATGACTTCAGTTATTACAGGCGGACAATAAGTCGCAACAGAATAAACAACATGCAT CTAGATATTGAGAATGAAGTGAACAATGAAATGGCCAATAGGATGTCCCTGTTTTATGCAGAAGCCACACCAATGCTGAAAACTCTCAGTAATGCAACAACACATTTTGTATCAGAA AACAAAACGTTACCAATCGAAAATACGACGGACTGTCTAAGTACTATGGCCAGTGTATGTAAAGTCATGCTGGAAACACC aGAGTACAGGAGTAGATTCACCAGTGAAGAGACCCTTATGTTCTGCATGCGAGTGATGGTGGGAGTTATTATTCTGTACGATCACGTTCATCCTGTGGGAGCTTTCTCAAAGACATCAAAGATTGAT ctAGTGCAATTCATATATTATTGTTCAATAGTGGCATGCTTCTGTTCCCAGATGAAGGGATGCATAAAAGTTTTAAAGGAACAACCACCTGATACTGTGGAAGGACTTCTGAATGCTCTCAG GTTCACTACAAAACACCTGAATGATGAATCTACTTCAAAACAAATTCGAGCTATGCTGCAGTAG
- the CYRIA gene encoding CYFIP-related Rac1 interactor A isoform X3, whose amino-acid sequence MGNLLKVLTCTELDQGPNFFLDFENAQPTDGEREVWNQISAVLQDSESMLADLQAYKGAGQEIRDAIQNPNDIQLQEKAWNSVCPLVVRLKRFYEFSLRLEKALQSLLESLTCPPYTPTQHLEREQALAKEFAEILHFTLRFDELKMRNPAIQNDFSYYRRTISRNRINNMHLDIENEVNNEMANRMSLFYAEATPMLKTLSNATTHFVSENKTLPIENTTDCLSTMASVCKVMLETPEYRSRFTSEETLMFCMRVMVGVIILYDHVHPVGAFSKTSKIDMKGCIKVLKEQPPDTVEGLLNALRFTTKHLNDESTSKQIRAMLQ is encoded by the exons ATGGGAAATCTTTTAAAAGTTCTCACTTGCACAGAGCTTGATCAGGGGCCAAATTTTTTCCTTGACTTTGAAA aTGCACAGCCCACAGATGGAGAAAGGGAGGTATGGAATCAGATCAGTGCAGTTTTGCAGGACTCGGAAAGTATGCTTGCAGACCTTCAGGCTTACAAAGGAGCCGGGCAAGAAATTAGAGAT GCGATACAAAATCCCAATGATATCCAGCTGCAAGAAAAAGCATGGAATTCAGTCTGTCCTCTGGTTGTAAGGCTGAAGCGCTTTTATGAGTTTTCACTCAGATTAG AGAAAGCCCTGCAGAGCTTACTGGAATCGTTGACATGCCCTCCATACACTCCAACTCAGCACCTGGAACGGGAACAGGCCCTTGCAAAAGAGTTTGCAGAAATTCTACATTTTACTCTTCGTTTTGATGAACTTAAG ATGAGAAACCCAGCGATTCAGAATGACTTCAGTTATTACAGGCGGACAATAAGTCGCAACAGAATAAACAACATGCAT CTAGATATTGAGAATGAAGTGAACAATGAAATGGCCAATAGGATGTCCCTGTTTTATGCAGAAGCCACACCAATGCTGAAAACTCTCAGTAATGCAACAACACATTTTGTATCAGAA AACAAAACGTTACCAATCGAAAATACGACGGACTGTCTAAGTACTATGGCCAGTGTATGTAAAGTCATGCTGGAAACACC aGAGTACAGGAGTAGATTCACCAGTGAAGAGACCCTTATGTTCTGCATGCGAGTGATGGTGGGAGTTATTATTCTGTACGATCACGTTCATCCTGTGGGAGCTTTCTCAAAGACATCAAAGATTGAT ATGAAGGGATGCATAAAAGTTTTAAAGGAACAACCACCTGATACTGTGGAAGGACTTCTGAATGCTCTCAG GTTCACTACAAAACACCTGAATGATGAATCTACTTCAAAACAAATTCGAGCTATGCTGCAGTAG
- the CYRIA gene encoding CYFIP-related Rac1 interactor A isoform X4: MGNLLKVLTREIENYPHFFLDFENAQPTDGEREVWNQISAVLQDSESMLADLQAYKGAGQEIRDAIQNPNDIQLQEKAWNSVCPLVVRLKRFYEFSLRLEKALQSLLESLTCPPYTPTQHLEREQALAKEFAEILHFTLRFDELKMRNPAIQNDFSYYRRTISRNRINNMHLDIENEVNNEMANRMSLFYAEATPMLKTLSNATTHFVSENKTLPIENTTDCLSTMASVCKVMLETPEYRSRFTSEETLMFCMRVMVGVIILYDHVHPVGAFSKTSKIDMKGCIKVLKEQPPDTVEGLLNALRFTTKHLNDESTSKQIRAMLQ; the protein is encoded by the exons ATGGGTAATCTTCTTAAGGTCCTTACCAGGGAAATTGAAAACTATCCAcattttttcctggattttgAAA aTGCACAGCCCACAGATGGAGAAAGGGAGGTATGGAATCAGATCAGTGCAGTTTTGCAGGACTCGGAAAGTATGCTTGCAGACCTTCAGGCTTACAAAGGAGCCGGGCAAGAAATTAGAGAT GCGATACAAAATCCCAATGATATCCAGCTGCAAGAAAAAGCATGGAATTCAGTCTGTCCTCTGGTTGTAAGGCTGAAGCGCTTTTATGAGTTTTCACTCAGATTAG AGAAAGCCCTGCAGAGCTTACTGGAATCGTTGACATGCCCTCCATACACTCCAACTCAGCACCTGGAACGGGAACAGGCCCTTGCAAAAGAGTTTGCAGAAATTCTACATTTTACTCTTCGTTTTGATGAACTTAAG ATGAGAAACCCAGCGATTCAGAATGACTTCAGTTATTACAGGCGGACAATAAGTCGCAACAGAATAAACAACATGCAT CTAGATATTGAGAATGAAGTGAACAATGAAATGGCCAATAGGATGTCCCTGTTTTATGCAGAAGCCACACCAATGCTGAAAACTCTCAGTAATGCAACAACACATTTTGTATCAGAA AACAAAACGTTACCAATCGAAAATACGACGGACTGTCTAAGTACTATGGCCAGTGTATGTAAAGTCATGCTGGAAACACC aGAGTACAGGAGTAGATTCACCAGTGAAGAGACCCTTATGTTCTGCATGCGAGTGATGGTGGGAGTTATTATTCTGTACGATCACGTTCATCCTGTGGGAGCTTTCTCAAAGACATCAAAGATTGAT ATGAAGGGATGCATAAAAGTTTTAAAGGAACAACCACCTGATACTGTGGAAGGACTTCTGAATGCTCTCAG GTTCACTACAAAACACCTGAATGATGAATCTACTTCAAAACAAATTCGAGCTATGCTGCAGTAG